The sequence GCCCGAGCAGGATGTCCCGGATCGAGTCGCGCATCGCCGCGCACGCCACCGGGTCGATCAGGCTCGCCAGGGAGGCGATGCCCAGGTCGAATCGGCTGTCAAACTGGACCCGCACCCCCTCGTCGGCCTCGACGACCAGCCACGAGCCGGTGAACGTCGCGAAGTCGCCCTTGGTCTGTTCGAAGTCGATGCGGCGGTTGATCGGGTCGATCTCGTCGCGTTCGGTCCAGACGAGGATGCCCCGGCGGAAGTTCACCTCCCACTTCGACTCCACCTCGGTCGGGCTGACCTGGGTCACCCCGACCGTCCGTACGGTGTCGGTGAACTCCGGGTACGCGGCGAAGTCGGCCAACCGGTCGAACGACTCCTTGGCGTCTGCCCTGGGCAGCAGAGCGTGCACGATGACGGAGCACTCCATCGCGGGTGGCCTCCTCAGCTCGGGTTGACGATCACTGCTGCAAGCCCCGGATCAGGTGACGCAGGCTGACCCGCCACGCGTCCTCGGCCTGCGCCGGGGTCATCGCGTCCGGTCCGCCGGGAATCGTGCCGAACGACGTCGGCAGCAGCTCGGGGATGATGACCAGCCCGCAGACGGCCACCACGCCGTCCAGCCGGGCCAGGTCCTCGGCGGGAAGGACGTCCGCGAACGCCGGCCGGACCAGCCGATCCACGATGGACGGGTCCGCGATCCGGCCGTCGGGTATGCCCATGCCGCACTCGCGAGCGGTCTCCGTCACCAGTTCGAGGTAACGCTCCACCGGGATGCCGGCGGGCCCGGCGGTCAGCCAGTAGTCGCCCTTACGCAGGTCGGCGTCGAGCACCGCGCGGATCCCCTGCGCGACCATGTCCTGCGGGACGAGGTCGAAGAACGTGCCGGGATGCGCCGGGATGAAGGGCAGCTTGCCGGTCACCAGGTACTCGGCGAGCTGGTGCACTCCCTGGTGCTGACGGATAACGCCGGTACGGGAGTCGCCGATGACGATCGCCGGCCGGACGATCAGCGCGTCGATGCCGCTGTCGCGGACCATCTGCTCGCCGAGGTACTTCGACGTGACGTACTCGTCGGTCCGGGCGGCCACCTTCTCGGTGCCCAGCCGGCCGCCGCCACCGGCGCGGCCGTACCGGGACACGTACGCGGTGCTGACATGGACCAGGGTCGCGTCCGCCTCGGCGGCGAACTCGACGACCCGGCCGAGGCCCTCGATGTTGAGCCGGTCCACCTCCGCCTGGTCGGCGGAGAAGTTGACGATGGCGGCCGAGTGGATCACCGCGTCGACCTCGGCGCACAGCTCGCGATAGGCGCGGCGGTCGAGCCCGAGCGAGGGGGCGTGCAGGTCCAGCCGGACCACCCGGTTCGAGCCGCCCGGCAGGCGTCGGTAGGCGGCGGCGATCACGTCGTACCCGGAGAGCTCGGCCAGTACGGCGGTGCCCACGACGCCGCTGGCCCCGGTGATCAGGACGGTACGTCGCGTCATGCCGGGGCGTCGCTTCCGGTGGCGGGGAAGCGCGCGGCCAGGGCGGCGCAGGCCCGCTCGAACGAGGCGACCAGCCGTTTCTCCTCGTCGGCGGTCATCGTGGCGGGTGGGGTCAGCCGCAGCACCGGGTGCGCGTTCATCGAGTGGTTGACGACCACGTCGTTGTCGAGCAGGTCCATCAGGAACTCCGCGGCGTGCATTCCGGAGCGGAACTCCACTCCGATGAGCAGGCCGGCGCCGCGTACGTCGGCCACCAGGTGCCCGATCGACCGCACCGTCTCGGTGATCGCGGCAAGTAGGCGTGCGCCCAGATCGGCCGCCCGCTCCACCAGCTTCTCCTCCCTGATCACCTCGACCGTCGCCCGGACGGCGGCCATGGCGAGGGGGTTCGCGGAGAACGTGGACGTGTGCAGGTAGGGGTCCTTGTCGAACGGGGCGAACGCCTCCTCGGTCGCCAGGGTCGCCGCGACCGGCACCAGCCCGCCGCTGAGCGCCTTGCCGACCAGCAGGACATCCGGCCGTACGCCGTCGCGGTCCGCTGCCCACCACGTCCCGAGCCGCCCCAGCCCGGTCATCACCTCGTCCAGGACGAGCATCGCCCCCCGATCGCGGCACAGCGCCTCGACCGCCTTGAGATAGCCGGGTTGGGGGATGATCACCCCGCCCTCGCTCTGCACTGGTTCGACGACCACGCAGACGTCACGGTCGACGACGGCGGCCAGTTCGTCCAGGTCGCCGAACCTGACGTGGGTGACCTCGGGCAGCAGCGGGCGGAACGGATCCTGATAGAGCGACCGTGCGGTGAGCGACAGTGCGCCGACCGTCTTGCCGTGGTATCCGCTGTGCATGGAGACCAGCCGGTGCCGCCCGTTCGCCCGGGCGATCTTGATCGCGGTCTCCACCGCCTCCGCGCCCGAGTTGGCGAAGTGCACCTTGACCAGGCCCTCCGGCGCCACCGAGGTCAACGCCGCGGCGGCCCGGGCGGCGGGCTCGTTCAGCAGCACCCGGGTGGACAACGCCTGCCGTTCGAGCTGGTCGCGCACCGCCGCGAGCACGACCGGATTCCCGGCACCGACGAAGAACACGCCGTAGCCGGCGCAGTTCAGCAGTTGACGGCCGTCCGCGGTGTGCACCACGGTGCCCGTGGCACCGACCTCCAAGGGTGTGTGGAGCATGGCGGCCACCCGGCCCAGCCCCTCGCCGAGATGACGGCGGTAGAGATCGAAAACAGTGGAGGACACCGAGGGAAGTCTGCCCGACCGGCACCATCTCGACAATTGTCTACTCAGGACAAGCGGTGCTGACCGAACAGCCGACCCGCCGAGGATTGCTGGTGGCGTTGACCGTGCTCTAGGGTGCCGGCGTGGATACGTACAGCGAGATCCTCTACTCCGTTTCCGACCGGATCGCCACGGTCTCGCTCAACCGTCCCGACGAGCGCAACGGCTACACCCTGCGGATGGCCGACGAACTCGCGCACGCGTTCGACCGCGCCGACCGCGACGACGACGTCCGGGTCGTCGTCCTCACCGGTACGGGTGAGCACTTCTGCGCCGGGTTGGACATGTCCGTGACGGAGTTCGACACCCCCGACGACCCCGAGGCGGAGTGGGCGGAGCCGGCGGGCCGGTGCTCGATGCGGATCTTCGCGATGAACAAGCCGGTCATCGCGGCGATCCGGGGCGCGGCCGTCGGCGCAGGCGCCACCATCATCCTGCCGGCCGACTACCGGCTCGCCGCCACCGATGCGCGATTCGGGTACGTCTTTAGCCGGCGCGGCATCTACGCCGAAGGCGCGTCCACCTGGTTCCTCCCACGGCTGGTCGGGATGGGCTGCGCGCTCGACTGGATGATCAGCGGGCGGGCGTTCGACGCCGCCGAGGCGCTCTCAGCTGGCCTGGTGCACAGCGTCCACGAGCCGGAGCACCTGCTCGACAAGGCGTACCAGCTCGCGCGGACCATCATCGCCACCACCGCGCCGGTGTCCGTGGCGGTCATCCGGCAGATGCTGTACCGGACCGGCGCGCTGGACTCGCCGTACCCGGCGCACCGGCTGGACTCCCGACTCTCCGCCGCGGCTCTGACCAGCGCGGACGCGAGGGAGGGCTTCGACTCCTTCCGGCAGCGGCGCGCCCCGGCCTTCCCCGGGCGGGTCAGCAGCGACCTGCCCGACCACCTTCCCTGGGGGAACGAATGACGCCTCTGGTTGCGGCATGACTGCACAGGCAGCCGGACACGGTCCGGAAATCGCCGAACAGATCACCGTCGCGGCGCCGGCGGGGACGGTCTACGCGGCCGTCGCCGAGGTGCGGCGGATGGCCCGGTGGAGCCCGGAGTGCTTCGCGGTCTGGGTCACCCGGCGCGACGGCGGGCAGCCGCGACGGTTCGTCGGCTGGAACCGTCGGGGCCCGTTCCTCTGGTTCACCACCTGCCGGGTCGTCACCGCGACCCCGGGCAGCGAGTTCGCCTTCGACGTCACCACCTTCGGCCAGCCGGTGGCCCGCTGGGGCTTCCGCTTCAGCGAGACCGACGGCGGCACCCAGGTGACCGAGTACTGGCAGGACCGGCGCAACGGGGCCTCCCGCGTCCTCGGCCGGATCTTCACCGGCAGGGCCGCGGCGGAGCGCCCGACGGTGAACCGGAACGGCATGCGGGAGACCCTGCGCCGGTTGAAGCGGGACCTGGAAGCGGCCTGACCCTGCGGCGGCCGACCGCGTCACGTCGCCCGCCCGACCCGCTTGACCTTGGTCCGGCTCACTGAGAAGGGCGGAACCCTACGCTGGCCCGCACCGGTCCGGCCGGGCAACTGCGGGCTTGAGACCGGCGAATACGCTGCCCGCCGCACCGCCGCCGGCTCCAGCCGCAAGGCGATCGTGCGCTTGCTCAAGCGCTACATCGCCCGCCAAGTCTTCGTCGAGATCCGCCGCGCCCTCACTCCGTCCAAGAACACCGCGACGACCCCTTGCCGTAGCGGTACCGCTACTGGGTGCAGGCGCTGGGGCCTGCAGCCCGAGCGCCAGGGCGCCGGCCGGCGCAAGCTCGCACGCTCCTTCTGCCACCCTGCTCGGCTGGCTCACTGATAGCGTGCCGAGCCGGCCCGGCGCCCGGCCGTGGCGTGGCCCGACAGAGGCATGGCAAGGATCTTCAAGTCAGGGTGCCCACCACGGCGAACCCCGTCGCCCCTCTGCCGTAGAGGGACGCGTCTACTACCTGCGCAAACTCAGCGACGGCGAAACTCCAACCGAAGCCCGCCGTGCCCTCAAACGACGCCTCGCGAACGTCATTTACCGCCACAGCCAAAGATCAAAAACGACGGTCCGGACACACAGAGGGGCTGTGAGTGCGCACATGATCCGGCCAGTCCGGGCGCTCGTCAAGAGGGTTGACACGCCGCAATATGAGATACCAGTATGGCGTATCCCACTCCCCGGGTGGGAGCGGTCTGCCCCCTAGCTTGGAGACGTCAGATGGAATCAACCGAGCTGACCACGAAAGTCGGCATTCGCCAGTTCTTGGCAGTCGGGGGTGGACAGGCGATCGAGAACTACGACTGGATGTTGTACGGCCTCGTCGCTGCCTACCTCGGACCGCAGTTCTTTCCCGGCCAGGGGCCGGTCCACAGCACCCTGAACGCCCTGGCCGTCTTCGGTGTTGCCTTCGCGGCCCGGCCACTGGGCGCGTTGATCTTTGGCCCCATGGCAGACCGCATCGGTCGTAAGCCACTCATGCTGTGGGCGGTCGGCTCGATGTCAGCGTTCTCGTTCCTGATGGGGCTGCTGCCGACCGCAGTCACTGTCGGAACATGGGCCGCCGTCCTACTCGTCCTTCTCCGCATGCTCCAGGGCATGTCGATCGGGGTCGAGCAGCCGCTGCTGGCCTCCTACGGCCTGGAGATCGCCCCCAAAGGCAGGGAAGCCTGGTACGCGGGTCTGCTGCAACTGGCCACGCAGTTCGGCATCCTGCTCGCATCGCTCACCGCGTTCTTCTGCACGCTTGCGCTGGGAGACAGCGGGATGGAGGAGGGCGGCTGGCGGATTCCGTTCATCGTGGGTGGCCTGCTCGGCCTGGGCGTGCTGTGGCTGCGCCGCTCTCTGCCAGAGACGGTCCACGCCGAGGAGGCGGAGCACCGCACCTCCAAAGAGGTCCGCCGGGCTGTTCGCGCCAACCCGCTAGCCCTCGTCGCCATCATCTTCGTCGTCGGTGGAACCCAGGTCATCAACTACGGCTGGACCTCCGGGCTCCCCAGCACCGCCCGTGCGGTCTTCGGTCAGAGCGGAGCCCTGATCTTCGGCCTCACGAGCCTCCTGTCCGTGATCATCATGCTCATGGCGCCGATCGCCGGCAAGATCGCCGACCACTTTGGCATGGGGCGCACCTTCGTCTGGACCCGCCTGCTGTCGATCCCCTTCGCCTTCGTGCTGTTGCTGTACGCCGACCCTGGCGTGGTGGCATTCGTCCTCGCCATGGCCGGAGGCGCCGTCATCCTGCCGTTCGCGCTGTCGTTCTTCAACGCGATCTCCGCCTCCCTGGTGCCAGCCGGACACCGGGTCACGGCGGTCGGACTTGGTTACTCCCTTGGTGTGGCCCTCTTCGGCGGTACCGCCTCCTACCTGCTCGTGTGGCTCAGCTCGATGGACCTCTACTGGGTGTTCCCGGTGTACATCGGCGTGATCCTGCTGCTCGGCGTGCTGACCTACCGGATCGCCGTGACGCGGACGGGGCTGCACAACGCCGTCTACTCGACCGCCGAGCCGGACCGCTACCAGCACCGGCCCGCTGGCGGCTCGCGGGAGCTGATCGAGGAAGCGGCCTAGCGACAACCACAGCTACTGCAGCGTGAGGATGTGAAAGACGATGGCGAGAGTCGTGGTGACCGGCGCCGATGGCTTCGTCGGTAAGCCCCTTACGGTCGCACTGGCCGACCAGGGCCACACGGTCCTGGACCTCGGGCCCGCGTACGACGTCGATGTGACCGACACGGACCGGGTCCGGGCGAGGCTGTCAGCGCTGGCACCCGACCTCATCATCCACCTCGCCGGCGTGTCGGGGCCCATGCTTCACACCGACAAGCCAGAAGTCGTCATGGCTGTCAACGCCGTCGGAACGGTGAACATCCTGGAAAGCGCGCGGCGCATGGGGGGCGTGCGCGTGATGGTGGCAGGCAGCGTCTCCGGCTACACAACGGGAACCGCGCAGGACCCCCGGCCGGCCTCCGTCTATGGCGTGACCAAGCGGTGCGCGGAGTTGCTGGTCGGGGTGTATCGAAGCCAGTTCGGCATGCAGTGCACCGCGATCCGCATCGGGTCGGTCTACGGCCTCGGACGCAAGACCGCACATGTCCTCGACGGCATGATAAGCCGCGCGCTCGCCGGAGAACCGGTTCCCTTCGCGCCCGCCGGCTGGGAGCCTCTGCTTCACGTGTCCGACGCGGCGGCGCTGCTTGCCGCCCTCTGTGACGTAGCGGCCTGGCGTGAGCAGTACGACCTCGTGACCACGCCCGCCTCGCACCAGACATTGGCGGAGATGGTGTGCGAGTTGAGCGGCTCTGGTTCGCGCCCCGTCGCCGAAGATCCACCCATCTATCAGTGGCCGGTGCAGTTCGACATCAGGCCTCTGCTGCACGACGTGGCGCGCGACCACGCGCCGGTCGCACTGGCCGAGGGAATCGGCCAGCTCCTCAGGCAAAGACAGCGGCAGGCTCCGTCGTGAAAACGGCGGGCGTCATTGACAGCGATAGTCAGCGCCAGGGTGCTGGCGAGTGTGGACCTGTTCGGAAGGAGAGGCATGGCGACGGGTTTGGCCGGCAAGGTCGCAGTTGTCACCGGATCATCGCGGGGGATCGGCAAAGGTATCGCGGTTGCCTTGGCCCGGGAGGGCGCCAAGGTTGTTGTCAACGGACTTGACGATGACGTTGAGGCGGAGAAGACCTACCGCGAGGTGACACAGAACGGCGGCGTTGCACTCCTGTGCCCGGGAGACATGACCGACGAGGCCGTCGCCGGTGACCTGTTTGACAGGACCGAGCGAGAACTCGGCGGGATCGACATCCTGGTGAACAACGTCGGCGGCGGGAAGAACATCCCCTTCCTGGACATCGATGAAAAACTGTGGCACGAGGTGCTCGACCTGAACCTGCACACGACATTCCGCTGCATCCGCCTCGTCCTCCCAGGGATGCTCGAACGCGGGTTCGGCAGGATCATCAACATCGCATCCCAGCTGGGCGTCAAGGGCGGGTTTCAACTCGCCCACTACGCCACCGCCAAGGCGGGCCTCATCGGCCTGACGCGTTCCCTGGCCCTCGAGTTCGCCGGGTCGGGGGTGACGGTCAACGCGATCGCCCCCGGGCGGATCCAGACCGAGCTCCGCCCCGGGGCGGCCCGAGTGAGCCAGGAATGGCTCGAACGGAAGCTGCGGGAGATTCCGATGAGCCGCTTCGGGCGGGTGGAGGAAGTGGCCGCGACAGCCGTGCTCATCGCGTCCAGCCCAAGCGGTGACTTCTACACCGGTCAGACGTTCCACCCCAACGGTGGCGAGGTCATGCCGTGACGGCTGTCGTCAAGCAGCGACTCGTCGGTGAGGCGGCTCTGACTACTAGGGACCAGGAGCTTCTCCGGCAGGCCTTTGCCGACGCCAAGGAGGCGGGCAGAGCCGGCGAGCGTCCGTTCGCTGCGATTGTGTTCTCCCGGTCTGGCCGGGTGCTGGCCTCTGCGATCAACACACAGGTGTCCACCGGCGATTTCACCATGCACGCGGAGCTGTCCGCTCTTCGTCAGGCAGTGGAGCAGGCAGGGCGTTCGCAGGTGGAGGGCGCGACGTTGTACGCGAGCAGCGAGCCGTGTGCGATGTGCTCCGCCGGTGCCTTCTTCGCCGGGATCGGTCGGATCGTGTTTGGCACGAGCGCCAGCAGCACCTACGCGCTGCTGCCACGACCAGGCAGCCAGTTGGCGATGAATACCGCTTGCGTTCTCGGGTCCGGGGATCGCGATGTCATCGTGATCGGTCCCGCTCTTGAGCAGGAGGGCCTGTCGCACCTGCGCGAGGCGCGGCCCTGAGGGTTGCGGTACCCGGCTGGTGCGCCCGGCGCATCAATGCCAGTCAACAGGAGGTAGGTGGGGATGACGGAAGCACGACTGAGCCACATCACGCCGGAGGGGGAGCGGCAGCGACGCTACCGCGCGCTGCGGGAGGCCATGGCCGACAACGGCTTGGACGCGATGCTCGTCTGCGGCCGGGGCGACGAGGTGCTTCGGGGAAGGATCCAGTACGTCTCTATTCCGGGCAACGACGGGCGGCTGCGTCCCGGCATGGTGCTGAGCCTGCATCCGGAGATCCGCATCGACGACCCTGCGGAGCAGGCAGCGGTCGGCGGCATCAGCATCTCCGACAATGTCCTGGTCACCGCGGCCAGCTCTGCACGGATGACCGACGACCCGGACGTCGAGTGGGTGGTTCTTTGATCCACCAAATCTCGCCGGTGGACGTTGGGACGACGGTGGCGGACCTGGGAGGCTGGCCCTTTGTCGGGCTGCTCGGGGTCATCTTCCTGGGCGCCATCATCCAGGGCACCACGGGATTCGGGCTCGGCCTCTTCGCTGCCCCGGTCATGGTCGTGGTCGAGCCAGGGCTGCTGCCCGCGGCGTTGATCCTTGTCAGTATCCCGTTGCCCCTGCTCATGGCACTGCGCGAGCCCGTAGCGGCGCGGTCGGCGGGCTTGGGCTGGGCGTTCATCGGCAGAATCACGGGCACCGCGGTCGGCGTGGCGGCGGTCGCCTGGTTCTCGCCGCGTGTCTTGGCGCTGGTCGTGGCGGGCGCTGTCCTGCTCGCGGTCGGGCTGAGCGTGACCAGCTGGCGGCCCTCTGTCACACCGCGTTCCCTGCTGGTCGCGGGGTTCCTCAGCGGCGCGGCAGGAACCGCCACCGCCGTGGGCGGTCCGCCGATGGCCCTGCTGTTCCAGAGGTCCACCGGCGCCGAGGTGCGCTCGACGCTGGGATGGTTCTTCTTCTTCGGAACCAGTCTCTCGCTGGTGGGCCTGCTGCTGGCTGGTCAGGTGACGACCATGCACGTCCGGGCCGCCGCGTGGATGGCGTTGCCGATGGTGGCTGGCTTCGCGGTGTCGGGCCGGCTTCGGTCGATCATCGACAACGGCCGTACCCGGCTGGCGCTCTTGAGCCTGGCCACCATCTCGGCCCTGGCACTGCTCGGACGTTCGGTCGCCGGAACGTGAGGAGATGGACCTGTTGCGATGCAACCGATCTAGATTCTGGTGCGCCAGCACGCTAGTATACCAATGTTTTTTGCGCTGCTCGCAACGAGTCGAGCCAAAGTAGAGCGAGTGTGAAGGTGGGCCATGTTTGACGTTGTCGTCCGCCGCGGATCCATTGTGTCGGCCCAAGAAACACGGCCAGGGGATATCGCGATCACGGACGGGAGGATCGTTGCGGTGATGGCGCCGGGCGCGCCGGTTACCGCCAAGCGCGAGTACGACGCCGCAGGCTGCTACGTCCTTCCCGGCGCCGTCGATGCGCACGTGCACAGCCGCGCTCCGGCTCGTCCGGACCGCGAGACCTGGGAGTCGGCGACGCAAGCGGCAGCACGAGGCGGCATCACCACCATCATCGAGATGCCGACGAGCGATCCAGCCGCGAGCACCCCGGCGGTGCTGCAGAATCGCGTGCGCACGGCGCTGCAAAGCGCCTATGTTGACTTCGCCCTGTATGCGGGCGGAGTCACCGACAGTGCGCGGGTCGCTGCTGAGTTGGCGGCCGAGGGCATCGTCGGCTTCAAGATCCTTTCCCACTCGCCGCCGCCCAGCCGGGTTCGCGAGTTCGTGGGGCTGTGCGCCGTCTCCAACGCCCAGCTGTACGAGTCCCTGCAGGCGATCGCCACCACCGGCCTGCCGTGTGCCGTGCACGCCGAGGACGAGTCTCTGCTGGAGCAGGGCGTGCAGCGCACCCGCGCCACCGGGACGGGGCATCCGCTGGAACACGCCCGATCCCGACCGCCGTACGTCGAGGCCGTATCGATCGCCACGCTCCTGGTCCTGACCGAGGAGACCGGCGCTCGCCTGCATCTGCCCCACGTCTCCTCGGCATGGGGACTGCAACTCGCGCTGGAGGGCAAGCGCAAGGGCGTGGACGTCTCGGTGGAGACCTGCGCCCACTACCTGTGCTTCGACGAGTCCAAGCTGGCGGAGCTGGGCGGATTTGCGAAGGTCAACCCGCCCCTGCGCAAGGCGGCCGATCGCGAAGCGCTTTGGGAAGGCATACGCACCGGCGCGGTGGACATCGTCGCCAGCGACCACGGTCCTTACCTCTATGAGGAGAAGGACAAGGCGTCGATCTGGGAGGCGCAGGCGGGCAATCCGGGCCTGGAGGCGGTTGCCTCGGTCGTCTACGACGCGGCCGTGCGCGGCAGCATCACCTTCAACCAAGCCGCAGCCGTTCTCGCCGAAGGCCCTGCCCAGCGGTTCGGGCTTTCGCGAAAGGGCCGTCTGGCCCCCGGGTTCGACGCTGATCTCGTCATCATCGACCCGGATCAGAAGTGGACGTTCGACTGGCAGGACGCCTACTCGCTGGTACGGCGGAACTACAAGATGTACCAGGGGCGGGAATTCCACGGAAAACTGCGCACCGTGCTGTCCCGCGGCGCGCTCGTTTACGACGGCAACAAGGTCGTCGGTGGCGCCGGACATGGCCGGTACGTAACGCCAGGAGACTGACCAGCCGCATTGTGCGTTCGGCACCGCGGCAACCTCTTGGCATCTGGCATACCATATACTACTATCCCAAGCAGGCGGGAGGCGTCGTAGAGACGGAATCGCCCGACGGGATAGCCGGCAACGACATCAACTGTGGTCATGGGAACAGGGAGAGAAGTGACTCAGCTCAGGGATACTCACAGGTTGGACAACCAGGAGCTCTCGGCCCAGTACGACGAAGCTGGCTTCGGCGGCAGGGTGGGCTTCGGTGAGAAGCCGGCAGTTCTGGTCATCGACTTCGCGAAGGCATGGCTCGACCCGACCTCGCCGCTGGGTAGCGACCTCAGCAAGCCGCTGGCCGAGACCGTGCGCATCCTCGACGAGGCACGCGCCAAGGATGTGCCGGTCTTCTTCACGACGATGGCCTTCGAGCCGGACATGAGCGACTGCGGCGAGCATGTCGCCCGCAAGAAGCGGCACACGTCCATCCAGGTCAAGGGCACGGAGTGGGTTGAGCTGGACCCCCAGCTCAAGCGCCGCCCGAACGAGGTGCTGATCAACAAGCCCCGCGCTTCCTCGTTCTACGCGACGAATCTGCTCAGCCTGCTCGTCTCGCACCGGGTTGACACCCTCATCATTACCGGTTGCAGCACCAGCGGTTGCGTGCGCGCGACCGCTCAGACCTCGCACGACCACAACTTCCGTACCATCATCCCGCGGCAGGCTGTTGGTGACCGCTCCGCCTCCGCACACGAGGCGAGCCTGTTCGACATGAACGCCCGGATGGCCGACGTCGTCGACGTCGATGAGGTCCTCGAATACCTTCGCGGGCTGTGATGACGATGTCTCAGGTTGAAGCCCTCTTTCCCGCCGACGCGCCGGCGCCCGTCGCTCCGTTGAGCCCGGCAGTCCGGTGGGGCGAGCTGATCTTCGTATCCGGGCAGGTGCCTCGCGACGTGCACGGCGTCATCACCGAGGGTGGAGTCGCCGAGCAGACTCGCACCGTGCTCGACAACATCCGTCTGATCCTGGAAGGCTGCGGGTCATCCCTTCAGTCGGTCGTCAAGACGACGGTCTTCCTGACCAGGATCTCGGACATGGCGGAGATGAACGCCGTGTACGCGGAGGTCTTCGGCGAGCATCGGCCGGCGCGTTCCACCGTGGAGATCTCCGCGCTCGGCAAGCCAGAGTTCCTCGTCGAGATCGAGGCGATCGCGGTTTCCTCGACCAACCCGTGACGCACCC comes from Micromonospora viridifaciens and encodes:
- a CDS encoding NAD-dependent epimerase/dehydratase family protein, with translation MARVVVTGADGFVGKPLTVALADQGHTVLDLGPAYDVDVTDTDRVRARLSALAPDLIIHLAGVSGPMLHTDKPEVVMAVNAVGTVNILESARRMGGVRVMVAGSVSGYTTGTAQDPRPASVYGVTKRCAELLVGVYRSQFGMQCTAIRIGSVYGLGRKTAHVLDGMISRALAGEPVPFAPAGWEPLLHVSDAAALLAALCDVAAWREQYDLVTTPASHQTLAEMVCELSGSGSRPVAEDPPIYQWPVQFDIRPLLHDVARDHAPVALAEGIGQLLRQRQRQAPS
- a CDS encoding enoyl-CoA hydratase-related protein; translation: MDTYSEILYSVSDRIATVSLNRPDERNGYTLRMADELAHAFDRADRDDDVRVVVLTGTGEHFCAGLDMSVTEFDTPDDPEAEWAEPAGRCSMRIFAMNKPVIAAIRGAAVGAGATIILPADYRLAATDARFGYVFSRRGIYAEGASTWFLPRLVGMGCALDWMISGRAFDAAEALSAGLVHSVHEPEHLLDKAYQLARTIIATTAPVSVAVIRQMLYRTGALDSPYPAHRLDSRLSAAALTSADAREGFDSFRQRRAPAFPGRVSSDLPDHLPWGNE
- a CDS encoding SRPBCC family protein, with product MTAQAAGHGPEIAEQITVAAPAGTVYAAVAEVRRMARWSPECFAVWVTRRDGGQPRRFVGWNRRGPFLWFTTCRVVTATPGSEFAFDVTTFGQPVARWGFRFSETDGGTQVTEYWQDRRNGASRVLGRIFTGRAAAERPTVNRNGMRETLRRLKRDLEAA
- a CDS encoding nucleoside deaminase; the encoded protein is MTAVVKQRLVGEAALTTRDQELLRQAFADAKEAGRAGERPFAAIVFSRSGRVLASAINTQVSTGDFTMHAELSALRQAVEQAGRSQVEGATLYASSEPCAMCSAGAFFAGIGRIVFGTSASSTYALLPRPGSQLAMNTACVLGSGDRDVIVIGPALEQEGLSHLREARP
- a CDS encoding SDR family oxidoreductase; this translates as MTRRTVLITGASGVVGTAVLAELSGYDVIAAAYRRLPGGSNRVVRLDLHAPSLGLDRRAYRELCAEVDAVIHSAAIVNFSADQAEVDRLNIEGLGRVVEFAAEADATLVHVSTAYVSRYGRAGGGGRLGTEKVAARTDEYVTSKYLGEQMVRDSGIDALIVRPAIVIGDSRTGVIRQHQGVHQLAEYLVTGKLPFIPAHPGTFFDLVPQDMVAQGIRAVLDADLRKGDYWLTAGPAGIPVERYLELVTETARECGMGIPDGRIADPSIVDRLVRPAFADVLPAEDLARLDGVVAVCGLVIIPELLPTSFGTIPGGPDAMTPAQAEDAWRVSLRHLIRGLQQ
- a CDS encoding MFS transporter; this translates as MESTELTTKVGIRQFLAVGGGQAIENYDWMLYGLVAAYLGPQFFPGQGPVHSTLNALAVFGVAFAARPLGALIFGPMADRIGRKPLMLWAVGSMSAFSFLMGLLPTAVTVGTWAAVLLVLLRMLQGMSIGVEQPLLASYGLEIAPKGREAWYAGLLQLATQFGILLASLTAFFCTLALGDSGMEEGGWRIPFIVGGLLGLGVLWLRRSLPETVHAEEAEHRTSKEVRRAVRANPLALVAIIFVVGGTQVINYGWTSGLPSTARAVFGQSGALIFGLTSLLSVIIMLMAPIAGKIADHFGMGRTFVWTRLLSIPFAFVLLLYADPGVVAFVLAMAGGAVILPFALSFFNAISASLVPAGHRVTAVGLGYSLGVALFGGTASYLLVWLSSMDLYWVFPVYIGVILLLGVLTYRIAVTRTGLHNAVYSTAEPDRYQHRPAGGSRELIEEAA
- a CDS encoding M24 family metallopeptidase; protein product: MTEARLSHITPEGERQRRYRALREAMADNGLDAMLVCGRGDEVLRGRIQYVSIPGNDGRLRPGMVLSLHPEIRIDDPAEQAAVGGISISDNVLVTAASSARMTDDPDVEWVVL
- a CDS encoding SDR family NAD(P)-dependent oxidoreductase; the protein is MATGLAGKVAVVTGSSRGIGKGIAVALAREGAKVVVNGLDDDVEAEKTYREVTQNGGVALLCPGDMTDEAVAGDLFDRTERELGGIDILVNNVGGGKNIPFLDIDEKLWHEVLDLNLHTTFRCIRLVLPGMLERGFGRIINIASQLGVKGGFQLAHYATAKAGLIGLTRSLALEFAGSGVTVNAIAPGRIQTELRPGAARVSQEWLERKLREIPMSRFGRVEEVAATAVLIASSPSGDFYTGQTFHPNGGEVMP
- a CDS encoding aspartate aminotransferase family protein; this translates as MSSTVFDLYRRHLGEGLGRVAAMLHTPLEVGATGTVVHTADGRQLLNCAGYGVFFVGAGNPVVLAAVRDQLERQALSTRVLLNEPAARAAAALTSVAPEGLVKVHFANSGAEAVETAIKIARANGRHRLVSMHSGYHGKTVGALSLTARSLYQDPFRPLLPEVTHVRFGDLDELAAVVDRDVCVVVEPVQSEGGVIIPQPGYLKAVEALCRDRGAMLVLDEVMTGLGRLGTWWAADRDGVRPDVLLVGKALSGGLVPVAATLATEEAFAPFDKDPYLHTSTFSANPLAMAAVRATVEVIREEKLVERAADLGARLLAAITETVRSIGHLVADVRGAGLLIGVEFRSGMHAAEFLMDLLDNDVVVNHSMNAHPVLRLTPPATMTADEEKRLVASFERACAALAARFPATGSDAPA
- a CDS encoding sulfite exporter TauE/SafE family protein, whose amino-acid sequence is MDVGTTVADLGGWPFVGLLGVIFLGAIIQGTTGFGLGLFAAPVMVVVEPGLLPAALILVSIPLPLLMALREPVAARSAGLGWAFIGRITGTAVGVAAVAWFSPRVLALVVAGAVLLAVGLSVTSWRPSVTPRSLLVAGFLSGAAGTATAVGGPPMALLFQRSTGAEVRSTLGWFFFFGTSLSLVGLLLAGQVTTMHVRAAAWMALPMVAGFAVSGRLRSIIDNGRTRLALLSLATISALALLGRSVAGT
- a CDS encoding type II toxin-antitoxin system RatA family toxin, producing MECSVIVHALLPRADAKESFDRLADFAAYPEFTDTVRTVGVTQVSPTEVESKWEVNFRRGILVWTERDEIDPINRRIDFEQTKGDFATFTGSWLVVEADEGVRVQFDSRFDLGIASLASLIDPVACAAMRDSIRDILLGLFGSDIEVTVVEAAPLG